From Variimorphobacter saccharofermentans, one genomic window encodes:
- a CDS encoding site-specific integrase, producing MSDAKRRDNKGRVLHVGEAQMEDGRYMYRYKDPYGKRKTVYSWRLTSGDPTPSGKRKEVSLREKIREIENNIKRGMYTTDMTVCELVEKYLTTKTGVAYSTRQGYQFVQNLLAKESFGQRKIVEVKTSDAKIFLIQLQESGKGYSTVCTVRGVLRPAFQMAADDDMIIKNPFQFELHTVVVNDSVKRDAITREQERKFLEFIEKDPHYSQFYDAIFILFKTGLRISEFCGLTIKDVDFRKNVLRVNHQLQRTSKMEYICAPPKTECGNRNIPMKPEVVEAFKRIIKNRPKPKVEPIINGYTGFLFLDKNGMPKVSQHWQKCFQLILQKYNNTYRVQLPKITPHVCRHTCCTNYAKSGMNPKILQYIMGHADVSVTLDTYTHIKEEDAKEEMERLGLLNVKEA from the coding sequence ATGAGTGATGCAAAGAGACGTGACAATAAAGGTAGAGTGCTTCATGTAGGTGAGGCACAGATGGAAGATGGACGATACATGTATCGTTACAAAGACCCATACGGCAAAAGAAAGACTGTGTACAGTTGGCGATTGACCAGTGGTGACCCTACACCATCCGGCAAACGGAAGGAGGTTTCTCTAAGGGAAAAGATTCGTGAGATTGAAAACAATATCAAACGTGGGATGTATACCACAGATATGACGGTATGTGAGCTGGTAGAAAAATATCTTACCACCAAAACCGGAGTGGCGTACAGTACACGTCAGGGATATCAATTTGTACAGAATCTTTTAGCAAAGGAATCATTTGGACAGAGGAAGATAGTTGAGGTCAAAACATCGGATGCAAAAATATTTCTGATTCAGTTGCAGGAGAGCGGCAAAGGCTACAGTACAGTATGCACAGTGCGAGGAGTCTTACGTCCGGCATTTCAGATGGCGGCAGATGATGACATGATTATTAAAAATCCGTTCCAGTTCGAACTTCATACGGTAGTTGTAAATGACAGTGTGAAGCGTGATGCGATTACAAGAGAGCAGGAACGTAAATTTTTGGAGTTCATTGAGAAGGACCCGCATTACAGTCAGTTCTATGATGCAATATTTATTCTGTTTAAGACCGGACTTCGTATCAGTGAGTTCTGTGGATTAACTATCAAGGATGTTGACTTTAGAAAGAATGTCTTAAGAGTGAATCATCAGCTTCAGAGAACCAGTAAAATGGAATATATTTGTGCTCCGCCAAAGACAGAATGCGGAAATCGCAATATTCCGATGAAACCGGAAGTAGTAGAGGCTTTTAAGAGAATTATCAAGAATCGTCCAAAACCTAAAGTAGAACCGATTATAAATGGTTACACAGGGTTCTTATTCTTAGACAAAAACGGTATGCCGAAAGTATCACAGCATTGGCAGAAGTGTTTCCAACTTATTCTGCAGAAGTATAACAACACATACAGAGTGCAATTGCCAAAGATAACGCCTCATGTATGCAGACATACTTGTTGTACAAATTATGCAAAGAGTGGTATGAATCCGAAGATATTGCAGTATATCATGGGACATGCAGATGTGTCTGTAACTCTCGATACATATACTCATATCAAAGAGGAAGATGCCAAAGAAGAGATGGAAAGACTAGGGCTTTTGAATGTAAAAGAGGCTTAA
- a CDS encoding ATP-binding protein produces MDKEKFFIGKDGLEYCEVCREPVERYIPKYAQDLFGMKTHPRQCACVRMRMEKERQERKEQEHRQEVEKNIKICFPERAMRDWNFTNDDGSNPYMKYAKQYVEHWDEVKKKGMGMLLWGDVGTGKSYMAACIANALLEQEKRVLMTNFTTISNGVFAAIDKNDYIEAVCGYDLLILDDLGSERNSGFVVESVFSVLDRRVCSGKPMIITTNLTVREMRETQNLDYKRIYDRVLGSCQPICIKGESHRREKENQNKRAFEQIFREEESE; encoded by the coding sequence ATGGATAAAGAAAAATTCTTTATTGGAAAAGATGGTTTGGAGTATTGTGAGGTCTGCCGGGAACCGGTGGAGAGATATATTCCGAAGTATGCACAAGATTTGTTTGGTATGAAGACGCATCCAAGGCAATGTGCTTGTGTGAGAATGCGAATGGAAAAGGAAAGGCAAGAACGCAAGGAGCAGGAGCATCGTCAGGAGGTTGAGAAGAATATAAAAATATGCTTTCCTGAGCGAGCTATGCGCGATTGGAACTTTACAAATGATGATGGTTCCAATCCTTACATGAAATATGCAAAGCAGTATGTAGAGCATTGGGACGAGGTAAAGAAGAAAGGCATGGGAATGCTTCTGTGGGGAGATGTAGGAACCGGGAAGAGTTACATGGCAGCCTGTATTGCTAATGCGTTACTGGAGCAGGAGAAGCGAGTGCTTATGACAAACTTTACCACAATCAGCAATGGCGTGTTTGCTGCCATTGATAAGAACGACTACATAGAAGCGGTCTGCGGTTATGACTTGCTGATCTTGGATGATTTGGGTTCGGAACGTAACTCGGGATTCGTGGTTGAGAGTGTCTTCTCTGTGCTGGATAGAAGAGTATGCTCCGGCAAGCCTATGATTATTACTACGAATCTGACTGTAAGGGAAATGAGGGAAACTCAGAATCTTGATTATAAGAGAATCTACGATAGAGTGCTTGGCAGTTGCCAGCCCATCTGTATCAAGGGCGAGAGTCATCGTAGAGAAAAAGAAAACCAAAATAAAAGAGCGTTTGAACAGATTTTTCGGGAAGAAGAATCGGAATAG
- a CDS encoding replication initiator protein A: MPRFLISMHVSNTAKLLYSLMLGRAQLSQSNAWVDGNGRVYFVYTIQQMAEDMEKSATTIKDAMKELVAAHLLEKVPQGRGRPNRLYILFPEEKVCRKSDVGNSTEVGWKTGSNPVGNLSPNKYINNKTNNSLRDYDYEEEESF, from the coding sequence ATGCCACGTTTTCTCATATCAATGCATGTCAGCAATACTGCAAAGTTGCTTTACTCATTGATGCTGGGGAGGGCTCAATTGTCCCAGAGCAATGCATGGGTAGATGGTAACGGTAGAGTTTATTTTGTTTATACCATTCAACAGATGGCAGAGGATATGGAGAAGAGTGCAACGACTATTAAAGACGCTATGAAAGAATTGGTTGCAGCGCATTTATTAGAGAAGGTTCCACAGGGTAGAGGTCGTCCTAATAGGTTATACATATTATTTCCGGAAGAAAAAGTATGCCGGAAATCCGACGTCGGAAACTCGACAGAAGTTGGATGGAAAACCGGCTCCAACCCTGTCGGAAATCTGTCCCCTAATAAATATATAAATAACAAAACAAATAATTCTTTAAGAGATTATGACTACGAAGAGGAGGAGAGTTTTTAA
- a CDS encoding FtsW/RodA/SpoVE family cell cycle protein: MKEKLLHYIKKIDYIILIAMTILIGIGVYCGQQAFMLSEEQHSIFIKQIAGIIIGYAFIIAILLFDYRFICNLSFVLYLGMISMLAFILVFGENLNNVKRWIVIFGIQFQPSELTKIVLVLFLAFLCNYFKNKLNKFYVLIILGVVIAIPMLLIVLEPHLSSALALLFIFAIMVYASGMSYKVIGAALAIILPVIAGIVIGVAVFHIDIPLIKDYHVNRVLSFLSDDESENLDEDYQQIQSIEAIGAGGLHGKMLSTEADENRRYSNIYAKESDFVFAIVGEEFGFLGCVFIISLYAIIIIRCVMISAHATDYMGKQIGIGISAYMIFQIFVNIGVAVNLLPNTGLPLPFISYGLTSLVSSMIAVGLILNVGMRQKTKTTKPIM, translated from the coding sequence TTGAAAGAGAAATTATTACATTATATAAAGAAGATAGATTATATTATTTTGATAGCCATGACAATTCTAATTGGTATCGGAGTATACTGTGGGCAACAGGCCTTTATGTTGAGTGAAGAACAGCACTCTATATTTATCAAGCAGATAGCCGGTATTATTATTGGATATGCCTTTATAATTGCAATTTTGCTGTTTGACTATCGATTTATATGTAATCTATCTTTTGTTTTATACCTTGGAATGATTTCTATGTTAGCATTTATTCTTGTCTTCGGGGAGAATTTAAACAATGTAAAAAGGTGGATTGTAATCTTTGGTATCCAATTTCAACCATCGGAGTTAACTAAAATTGTGTTAGTTCTTTTCCTGGCGTTTTTATGTAATTATTTTAAGAATAAATTGAATAAGTTTTATGTGCTGATAATCCTTGGTGTAGTAATTGCAATTCCGATGCTTTTAATAGTGCTTGAGCCTCATTTAAGCTCTGCATTGGCCTTACTGTTTATTTTTGCTATTATGGTATATGCGTCCGGGATGAGCTATAAAGTGATCGGAGCAGCTCTCGCTATCATTCTGCCAGTAATAGCTGGTATTGTGATTGGTGTTGCAGTTTTTCATATTGATATTCCATTAATTAAAGATTATCATGTGAACAGAGTTCTATCATTTTTATCAGATGATGAAAGTGAGAATTTGGATGAAGATTATCAGCAGATTCAATCCATTGAAGCAATCGGGGCAGGCGGTCTTCATGGAAAGATGCTTTCCACAGAAGCGGATGAAAACAGGAGATATAGCAATATTTATGCGAAAGAAAGTGATTTTGTATTTGCCATCGTTGGTGAAGAATTTGGGTTTTTAGGCTGTGTATTCATTATCTCGCTCTATGCAATTATTATAATACGGTGCGTTATGATATCTGCCCATGCTACAGACTATATGGGAAAACAGATAGGAATTGGAATTTCAGCATATATGATTTTTCAGATTTTTGTTAATATTGGGGTGGCAGTCAACCTATTACCAAATACAGGACTCCCATTGCCATTTATAAGTTATGGTCTGACGTCCTTAGTAAGCTCCATGATTGCCGTTGGATTAATACTGAATGTCGGAATGAGACAGAAGACTAAAACTACAAAGCCCATAATGTAA
- a CDS encoding excisionase encodes MNTTYNIPVWKKYTLSIEEAAAYFRIGEHKLRNLINENKNADYLLWNGNRVQIKRVKFEKYVDSLEAI; translated from the coding sequence ATGAATACTACTTACAATATTCCTGTATGGAAAAAATATACTTTGAGCATTGAAGAAGCTGCAGCATATTTCCGAATTGGAGAACACAAGTTGCGAAATCTTATCAATGAAAATAAGAATGCAGATTACCTTCTTTGGAACGGGAATCGTGTTCAGATTAAGAGAGTGAAATTTGAAAAGTATGTGGATAGTCTGGAAGCTATTTAA
- a CDS encoding LCP family protein: protein MQDKKVDELLKQQVLEIMNEEQNTATEPDQPVRQIPNKENKSNKSYKKKRKNKHRFLKGLGITIMLLLVVVFLVIGTKPGRSFLYRAASNFVFGNVQNEEIETTAEDRKHVPGARHEKYVKNYLIFGIEEIGGARNTDSMMIASINTKDDTIKLTSLLRDSYVDIPGYKANKLNSAYSKGGADLLIETVEKNYKIRIDGYASVDFKSFEKIVDLLGGVTIELGEKEAKYLNKTNYISKKSNRNVKPGINKLNGNQAMGYCRVRKVETLGGANNDYGRVIRQQRVLKAMFESYTSMKNIVRILPITKECLGYVTTDLSQEQIEKAMEAVVENKITTMDTFRIPVDGTFEAPKKYNGIGYPIILDWEKNRIELYKYVFNDTEKEAVEALASQK from the coding sequence ATGCAGGACAAGAAGGTTGATGAATTACTGAAACAGCAGGTTCTTGAGATTATGAATGAAGAACAGAATACGGCAACAGAGCCTGATCAGCCTGTCAGACAGATACCGAATAAAGAAAATAAGAGTAATAAATCGTATAAAAAGAAGAGAAAGAATAAGCATCGTTTTCTCAAAGGACTTGGTATCACCATAATGCTTTTGCTGGTAGTTGTTTTTCTTGTAATAGGAACAAAGCCGGGCAGAAGCTTTCTGTATCGTGCTGCCAGTAACTTTGTATTTGGTAATGTGCAGAATGAAGAAATCGAAACTACAGCGGAGGATAGGAAGCATGTACCTGGTGCCAGACATGAGAAATATGTAAAGAATTATCTGATATTTGGTATTGAGGAAATAGGAGGAGCAAGGAATACGGACTCCATGATGATTGCATCCATTAATACCAAGGATGATACGATTAAGCTCACCTCCCTATTGCGGGATAGTTATGTTGATATACCTGGCTATAAAGCGAATAAGTTGAATTCTGCCTATTCAAAAGGCGGTGCCGACCTGCTGATAGAAACGGTGGAGAAGAATTATAAAATCAGAATTGATGGCTATGCCTCCGTAGATTTTAAATCCTTTGAAAAAATAGTGGATTTGTTAGGTGGAGTAACCATTGAGTTGGGTGAGAAGGAAGCGAAATATTTAAATAAAACAAACTATATATCGAAAAAATCCAATCGAAATGTAAAACCAGGAATTAATAAATTAAATGGAAACCAGGCTATGGGATACTGCCGTGTACGGAAGGTTGAAACTCTGGGTGGTGCGAACAATGACTATGGAAGGGTAATACGACAGCAAAGAGTACTTAAAGCGATGTTCGAAAGCTATACTTCGATGAAGAACATCGTTCGAATTCTTCCGATTACCAAGGAATGTTTAGGCTACGTTACCACGGATCTAAGTCAGGAGCAGATCGAAAAAGCCATGGAGGCTGTGGTAGAAAACAAGATCACAACCATGGATACATTCCGCATTCCTGTGGATGGTACGTTTGAAGCACCTAAGAAATATAACGGGATAGGATATCCAATCATACTTGACTGGGAGAAAAATAGAATCGAGCTTTATAAATATGTATTCAATGACACAGAAAAGGAAGCGGTTGAAGCTTTGGCTTCACAAAAATAA
- a CDS encoding low molecular weight protein-tyrosine-phosphatase, with protein sequence MPNKIKVLMVCHGNICRSPMAEFVFKDMVQKKGLDHMFYIASAATSTEEIGNPVHPGTRKILNRLGISSEGKRAIQMTKRDYSEYDYIIAMDHWNISNIYRIIGKDVDNKVKKLLDYTGQTRDIADPWYTGDFERTYEDIREGCEALLQFICEEKRR encoded by the coding sequence ATGCCAAACAAGATAAAAGTGCTCATGGTTTGCCACGGCAATATTTGTCGATCACCTATGGCAGAATTTGTATTCAAAGATATGGTACAAAAGAAAGGGCTTGACCATATGTTTTACATAGCCTCAGCGGCTACCAGTACAGAAGAAATCGGGAATCCAGTTCATCCTGGAACCAGAAAAATCTTAAATCGTTTAGGAATTTCATCTGAGGGAAAACGAGCAATTCAGATGACAAAAAGAGATTATTCAGAGTATGATTACATTATAGCAATGGATCATTGGAATATATCAAATATTTATCGAATTATAGGAAAAGACGTTGACAACAAAGTAAAAAAACTTTTAGACTATACAGGACAAACTAGGGATATTGCGGATCCCTGGTATACCGGAGACTTCGAGCGGACTTATGAAGATATCAGAGAAGGCTGCGAAGCATTATTACAGTTTATCTGTGAAGAAAAGAGGAGATAG
- a CDS encoding DUF3427 domain-containing protein: MTEDRLSELRSGFENAYIDGTIASNLAYKPQFISNNYKQGKKVLSSIEDELVACDGFQISVAFITMGGITPLLQTLKALEKKGIKGEILTTNYLNFSEPRALEKLNKLSNITLKMYDVEASGDGFHTKGYIFKKDEIYRIIIGSSNMTKTALTSNREWNTRVVSTEKGEIAQSVLEEFNELWNSEYALEYDEFYEQYKERYKIIKKQREIAKSEDIPSVEKYRLQPNSMQVGFIVNLKKIIEAGEERALLISATGTGKTYASAFAMRELGYKRVLFLVHRGQLARQTKKSYQKVFGKNISMGLVGAGYSDYEADYVFAMVQTLNRDEHLHKYSPDEFDCIILDEAHHSSADTYQKVMSYFKPKLWLGMTATPDKRDDDVAGRNIYEIFNYQIAYEIRLQQAMEEDILCPFHYFGISDVSLVEEKQLKSRKMSDRDFNLLTGDERVRHIIEQAEYYGYSGDRVKGLIFCSRIDESEELSQKFNALGYRTIALNGSASEDERTNAFERLAMDEKDATEKLQPLDYIFSVEILNEGVDIVEVNQVIMLRPTESPIVFIQQLGRGLRKAEGKEYVVILDFIGNYNNNFMIPVALSGDRSYNPDIIRKYVISGNTTIPGASTVHFDEIAKDKIFSSIDKIKGMKSIIKSSYKNLKNRLGRVPYLVDFYDNGEVDPLVIIREYKTYQAFLESEEKELYVGKISEQEMTTLEYLSKTVLSGARPYELEILKRLMKHEVIRIDEIKSELQAQYGYIVDMASFANAVEVLQGRFVSKEEEYQKYCHIDIVNNDESMMLRRMMAFAERLKHMEFNRQVEDIIEVGLRRYREKYHVGRTEESPFVLYEKYSRRDVSLLMNCGKDLSSTMYGMKRIGDDVFIFVTYHKEESADDEKSYVDGKPDYADAFEDNIIFRWDSQIGRGVDSSYMEDVCTAARKHLLVKKSDAETNFYYMGLFDVIDVKADTKKDNNGKDRDIAKVTMQMRHSVRDDLLRYLQSNIQTEGDKAV; encoded by the coding sequence GTGACGGAAGATAGATTATCAGAATTACGTAGTGGATTTGAAAACGCATACATAGATGGAACTATTGCATCTAATCTTGCGTATAAGCCGCAGTTTATTTCGAATAACTACAAGCAAGGAAAGAAAGTATTATCATCCATTGAGGATGAATTGGTGGCATGTGACGGGTTTCAAATTAGTGTAGCGTTTATTACAATGGGTGGAATCACGCCGTTGTTACAGACTCTGAAGGCTCTTGAAAAGAAAGGCATTAAAGGAGAAATTCTTACAACGAATTATCTGAATTTTAGTGAACCAAGAGCTTTAGAAAAGTTAAATAAGCTCTCCAATATTACATTGAAAATGTATGATGTGGAAGCTTCCGGAGACGGATTTCACACCAAGGGCTATATCTTTAAAAAAGATGAAATCTATAGAATTATTATTGGTAGTTCCAATATGACGAAAACCGCGCTTACAAGTAATCGTGAGTGGAACACCCGTGTAGTATCCACCGAAAAGGGTGAGATTGCCCAGAGCGTATTGGAAGAGTTTAATGAGCTTTGGAATAGTGAATATGCATTAGAATATGATGAGTTTTATGAACAATATAAAGAGCGATACAAAATAATCAAAAAGCAGAGGGAGATTGCCAAGAGTGAAGACATTCCGTCTGTTGAAAAGTACCGTTTGCAGCCTAATTCTATGCAAGTTGGTTTTATCGTTAATTTGAAGAAAATTATCGAAGCAGGAGAAGAACGAGCATTATTGATATCTGCTACTGGTACCGGAAAAACATATGCGTCAGCATTTGCCATGCGTGAACTTGGATATAAAAGAGTATTATTCTTAGTTCATCGTGGACAGTTGGCGCGTCAGACCAAGAAATCATATCAGAAGGTATTTGGAAAAAATATTTCCATGGGATTAGTAGGTGCCGGATATTCTGATTATGAAGCAGATTATGTGTTTGCAATGGTACAGACATTAAATCGTGATGAACATTTGCATAAATATAGTCCTGACGAATTTGATTGTATTATCTTGGATGAGGCACATCACAGTTCCGCAGATACATATCAGAAGGTAATGAGTTATTTTAAGCCGAAACTGTGGCTTGGTATGACTGCGACTCCGGATAAAAGGGATGACGATGTAGCAGGACGTAACATTTACGAGATATTTAATTATCAGATTGCATATGAAATTCGATTGCAGCAAGCAATGGAAGAGGATATATTATGTCCGTTTCACTATTTCGGAATCAGCGATGTTTCCTTAGTTGAAGAAAAGCAATTGAAATCGAGAAAAATGTCTGATAGAGATTTCAATTTGCTTACTGGCGATGAGCGTGTACGCCATATTATTGAACAAGCAGAATATTATGGATATAGCGGAGATAGAGTGAAAGGCCTGATTTTCTGTAGTAGGATTGATGAATCCGAGGAATTATCGCAGAAATTTAATGCTTTAGGTTATCGAACAATTGCACTTAATGGTAGCGCGTCCGAGGACGAGAGAACCAATGCTTTCGAAAGACTTGCGATGGATGAGAAAGATGCGACAGAAAAGCTGCAACCACTTGACTATATTTTTTCTGTGGAAATTCTGAATGAAGGTGTCGATATAGTAGAGGTAAATCAAGTTATTATGCTTCGACCGACGGAATCACCAATTGTATTTATTCAGCAGCTTGGTCGTGGATTGCGTAAAGCAGAGGGGAAGGAATATGTTGTAATTCTTGACTTCATCGGAAACTATAATAATAACTTTATGATTCCGGTGGCACTTTCCGGAGATCGTTCTTATAATCCGGATATTATCCGGAAGTATGTTATAAGTGGTAACACTACTATTCCCGGTGCTTCTACAGTACACTTTGATGAAATTGCCAAGGATAAAATATTCTCATCTATTGACAAGATTAAGGGAATGAAATCCATTATCAAGTCCAGCTATAAAAATTTAAAAAATAGGCTTGGACGTGTTCCATATCTGGTTGATTTTTATGATAACGGAGAGGTGGATCCGCTGGTAATTATTCGTGAATATAAAACCTATCAGGCATTTCTTGAATCAGAGGAAAAGGAATTGTATGTAGGAAAAATCTCCGAACAGGAAATGACAACGCTTGAATATTTGTCAAAAACTGTGCTGTCCGGTGCAAGACCATATGAACTTGAAATATTAAAGCGTTTGATGAAGCATGAGGTAATTCGCATTGATGAAATCAAGAGTGAACTGCAAGCGCAATATGGATATATTGTGGATATGGCATCGTTTGCAAATGCGGTGGAGGTATTACAAGGAAGATTTGTAAGCAAGGAAGAAGAGTATCAGAAATATTGCCACATCGATATCGTGAATAATGATGAAAGCATGATGTTGCGTAGAATGATGGCTTTTGCAGAACGTCTGAAGCATATGGAATTTAATAGACAGGTTGAGGATATTATTGAAGTCGGACTAAGACGATACAGAGAAAAATATCATGTTGGAAGAACTGAAGAATCTCCATTTGTATTATATGAAAAGTATTCCAGACGTGACGTGAGCTTGCTTATGAATTGTGGAAAAGATTTATCTTCTACGATGTATGGAATGAAGCGAATAGGTGACGATGTGTTTATCTTTGTTACATACCATAAAGAAGAAAGCGCAGATGATGAAAAGAGCTATGTTGATGGAAAGCCGGATTACGCAGATGCATTTGAAGACAATATTATTTTCAGATGGGATTCGCAGATTGGTAGAGGCGTGGACAGTTCTTACATGGAAGATGTATGCACTGCAGCACGAAAACATTTGCTTGTTAAAAAGAGTGATGCAGAGACGAATTTTTACTATATGGGTCTGTTCGATGTAATTGATGTAAAGGCTGATACTAAGAAAGACAATAATGGGAAAGATAGAGACATTGCGAAGGTAACGATGCAGATGCGACATTCTGTAAGAGATGATTTATTACGTTATTTGCAGAGCAATATTCAGACAGAAGGAGATAAGGCCGTATGA
- a CDS encoding (deoxy)nucleoside triphosphate pyrophosphohydrolase, whose amino-acid sequence MKTIRVVAAITKAVNEKGETIIFATQRGYGDFKGGWEFPGGKIEEGETPQEALKREIMEELETEIVVGELIDTIEYDYPTFHLSMDCFWVEIVSGDLVLTEHAAAKWLTKEELYSVEWLPADITLIEKIKAAI is encoded by the coding sequence ATGAAAACAATAAGAGTAGTTGCAGCTATAACAAAGGCAGTAAACGAAAAAGGTGAGACTATTATTTTTGCAACCCAACGTGGTTATGGTGATTTCAAAGGTGGCTGGGAGTTCCCTGGCGGAAAAATCGAAGAAGGTGAAACACCTCAGGAAGCTCTCAAACGTGAAATTATGGAAGAACTGGAAACTGAAATCGTCGTAGGTGAACTGATTGATACCATTGAATACGATTATCCAACATTTCATCTTTCTATGGATTGCTTCTGGGTAGAAATTGTATCCGGTGACTTGGTTCTGACAGAGCATGCGGCAGCAAAGTGGCTTACGAAGGAAGAACTGTATTCTGTTGAGTGGTTACCTGCGGATATCACTTTGATTGAAAAAATAAAAGCAGCCATTTAA